From Bacteroidetes Order II. bacterium, the proteins below share one genomic window:
- a CDS encoding Nif3-like dinuclear metal center hexameric protein, producing MITIKEVAQSLENWAPRAVAESYDNVGLQVGRMHTPVSGVLVALDLTHAVIDEALEVDANLIVTHHPNIFRPIKHLTDMGYVSGLALRLAESKLAHYAFHTNLDNARNGVSFALAGLLGLQNVQFLDQKEDILQALVVYVPEAHAESVQLAMASAGAGVIGLYDACAFSSKGTGYFRPRMAAKPFVGTEGKLHAEPEIRIECQVEKWRLHGVLYAIKSVHPYEEVAYHVFPASQPSQNYGLGAIGELQETMALDEYLEMVCERLKTRAIRVVGNTEMPIKKVAVCGGSGGSFIALAQRSDADLYITGDLTYHLNFEVLDDVGKPSMALADVGHYESEWITEELVVSQLTELRPGLRVHRTRHSTNPTRIFVRKY from the coding sequence ATGATCACTATAAAAGAAGTGGCCCAGTCACTCGAAAATTGGGCACCCCGTGCGGTTGCAGAATCTTATGATAATGTAGGGCTTCAGGTTGGAAGGATGCATACACCAGTATCAGGGGTTTTGGTGGCATTGGATCTAACCCATGCCGTCATTGACGAAGCCCTCGAAGTGGATGCTAATCTGATTGTCACGCATCACCCTAATATTTTTCGTCCTATAAAACATCTCACGGATATGGGTTATGTATCCGGTTTGGCGCTTCGTCTTGCCGAGTCAAAATTGGCCCATTATGCGTTTCACACCAATCTTGATAACGCCAGAAATGGGGTTTCTTTTGCGCTTGCAGGTTTGTTGGGCTTGCAAAATGTACAGTTTTTGGATCAGAAGGAAGATATTCTGCAAGCCCTTGTGGTATATGTTCCAGAAGCCCATGCAGAATCGGTACAGTTGGCAATGGCTTCGGCGGGGGCTGGTGTTATTGGTCTTTATGACGCTTGTGCATTTTCTTCTAAAGGGACGGGATACTTTCGGCCAAGAATGGCTGCCAAGCCCTTTGTGGGAACGGAGGGGAAGCTACATGCAGAACCAGAAATACGAATTGAGTGTCAGGTTGAAAAATGGAGACTTCATGGTGTTTTATATGCCATCAAATCGGTCCATCCCTATGAGGAGGTTGCGTATCATGTTTTCCCGGCGTCACAACCCTCGCAAAATTATGGCTTGGGTGCCATTGGTGAACTTCAGGAGACCATGGCTTTGGATGAATATCTGGAAATGGTATGTGAACGACTAAAAACGCGTGCCATTAGGGTGGTTGGCAATACCGAAATGCCGATCAAAAAGGTTGCAGTTTGTGGTGGGTCAGGGGGGAGTTTCATTGCTTTGGCGCAACGCTCGGATGCAGATCTGTACATTACAGGAGATTTAACCTACCATCTTAATTTTGAAGTCTTAGACGATGTGGGCAAGCCTAGTATGGCACTGGCAGACGTGGGGCATTATGAAAGTGAATGGATTACCGAGGAATTGGTTGTGTCTCAATTGACTGAACTCCGGCCAGGTTTACGGGTACACCGAACACGGCACTCAACCAATCCCACAAGAATATTCGTTCGAAAATATTAA
- a CDS encoding MFS transporter, protein MAENVNHNRKAVWAWYFYDFGNSAFTTLIVTFIYATYYAKVMAASELDGTWLWSIGVSFTAVTVALLSPLLGAAADRTNKRKMFLLGATLMCVLASIMLYFQKPYEWQHEHGLPHAAFTALFWFIVGNIAFELGCSFYNSFLPDIAPAEKIGRISGFGWGFGYVGGLLCMVLALVGFIQPETPWFGFGTEASEHIRATNLLVGAWMLLFCMPIFIWLKEPGKYRTDTKDVNLIAESYQRIKETAGEIKKYRQLVRFLIANLFYNDALVTIFSMGAVYATVVLHFTTEEIMIFGIVLNVMAGMGAALFGFLDDKLGGKKTISYSIWGLLIAVILATVAPDKTTFWVAGILVGIFAGPNQSASRSLMGRFVPPEKESEFYGFFAFSGKATSFLGPFLFGNVTILVEQLFGGEAPFAPQRAGIAVLIVLFTIGWILLRRVDEAEGMTLAKVPDEAPKSNM, encoded by the coding sequence ATGGCAGAAAATGTGAACCACAACCGGAAGGCGGTTTGGGCTTGGTATTTCTATGATTTTGGAAACTCGGCCTTTACAACCCTGATCGTTACCTTTATTTATGCCACTTATTATGCCAAGGTGATGGCTGCTTCCGAGTTAGATGGCACTTGGCTATGGTCCATTGGGGTTTCTTTTACAGCCGTAACAGTAGCACTCTTGTCACCACTACTCGGAGCCGCAGCAGACCGGACCAATAAGCGCAAGATGTTTCTTCTTGGTGCTACGCTTATGTGTGTTCTGGCTTCCATTATGTTATATTTTCAAAAGCCATACGAATGGCAGCACGAACACGGCTTGCCACACGCCGCTTTTACAGCGTTGTTTTGGTTTATTGTGGGCAATATCGCCTTCGAGTTGGGATGTTCCTTTTACAATTCTTTTTTACCAGATATTGCGCCAGCCGAGAAAATTGGCCGGATTTCGGGGTTCGGTTGGGGGTTTGGATATGTAGGAGGGTTGTTGTGTATGGTATTGGCATTGGTTGGCTTCATCCAACCGGAAACACCTTGGTTCGGTTTTGGTACAGAGGCCTCCGAACATATCCGTGCCACGAATCTATTGGTAGGGGCCTGGATGCTCCTCTTTTGTATGCCCATATTTATCTGGTTAAAAGAGCCTGGAAAGTATAGAACCGATACTAAAGACGTAAACCTGATTGCGGAATCATATCAACGCATTAAAGAAACCGCAGGAGAAATCAAAAAGTACCGCCAGTTGGTTCGCTTTCTTATTGCCAACTTGTTTTATAACGATGCTTTGGTTACTATTTTTTCGATGGGTGCAGTTTATGCAACAGTTGTGCTCCACTTCACCACCGAGGAAATCATGATCTTTGGCATCGTTTTGAACGTGATGGCTGGTATGGGGGCTGCCTTATTTGGATTTTTAGATGATAAACTCGGGGGAAAAAAAACCATTTCTTATAGTATCTGGGGGCTACTGATTGCGGTCATTTTGGCCACTGTTGCGCCAGATAAAACCACCTTTTGGGTCGCTGGAATTTTGGTGGGGATATTTGCAGGACCTAATCAATCGGCAAGCCGTTCTTTAATGGGGCGTTTTGTACCACCGGAAAAAGAAAGTGAATTTTATGGCTTTTTTGCTTTTTCTGGTAAAGCCACTTCGTTCTTGGGGCCGTTCCTTTTTGGAAATGTGACCATCTTGGTTGAACAACTCTTTGGGGGGGAAGCACCTTTTGCACCGCAACGTGCTGGTATTGCGGTGTTGATTGTACTTTTTACCATAGGCTGGATACTCCTGCGCCGTGTGGACGAAGCAGAGGGCATGACATTGGCAAAAGTACCAGACGAAGCACCCAAAAGTAATATGTAA